In one Betta splendens chromosome 14, fBetSpl5.4, whole genome shotgun sequence genomic region, the following are encoded:
- the tbc1d8b gene encoding TBC1 domain family member 8B isoform X4 → MWLKPEEILLKNAFKLWVTEKDNEYFVLQRRRGYGEGGGGLTGLLVGTLDTVLDSTSKVAPYRILHHTPDSQVYWSIACGVTKEEIVQHWDWLQQNIMRTLSVFDSSEDITSFVQGKIRGLIAEEGKTSLVLEDDPEKFREALLRFEKWFELPPEEKLVTYYSCSYWKGKVPCQGWLYLSTNFLCFYSYLLGAEVKLVISWDEIWRLEKTSNVILTESIHVLAHGEDHYFSMLLHLNETFVIMEQLADYSIKRLFDKEAFQRQPALSDPLQITKRGLEAHAKSEQFRAFFRLPREENLLEVHESFLWVPFSHFNTLGKICLSENYLCFASQDGSQCHVIIPMREIVNVEKPDSGSRALTVCVRGKRALRFSEVRDYQRLANTIRSRCGISASPQHSASSEAIRGECQSLINHFEDNPEDVTLMVGQKDCSKAVSTEALMTVFHPQDVENLDPKMLKEKMKEQSWNIHFSEYGRGTSMFFTRKTRDLIVRGVPEALRGELWMLFSGAVNDMATHPGYYTELVEQSLGTSTLATDEIERDLHRSLPEHPAFQSDTGISALRRVLTAYAYRNPKIGYCQAMNILTSVLLLYAKEEEAFWLLVAVCERMLPDYFNRRIIGALVDQAVFEDLIRENLPQLVDHMTDLSFFSSVSLSWFLTLFISVLPIESAVNVVDCFFYDGIKAILQLGLAVLDYNMEALISCHDDAEAVTILSKFFDSVTNRDSPLPPTVQQAPVGNNDKASHLKVDISELIREAYEKYGNIRSEEVERSRKRNKLYVIQTLEDTTKQNVIRVVSQEARLNPSHLDDLYNLFKRQHFLSCYWTMQSPALLHHDPSLAYLEQYQLAFQQFSTLFSLLEPWAFCTTKCTLSLWVFRLIDENQDGLVNFKEFCCALDTLYSGSFTHKLKFLFKLHLPPAFDLPEDGVIRKSPERGRGKVDLQAYLKQWQNEILKKEENIKDLPRINQTQFIQFSKTLYNIFHGDPEEECLYRAVAHVTSLLLRMEEVGRRLQEPSSPPESSKPASSAAADESSNEEASSTTPEGSDTPSSHNSQDAGPDLLHTEWSFSFEQVLASLLNEPAIVSFFERPVDIQTKLEQAKVAQLKLKANK, encoded by the exons ATGTGGCTCAAACCCGAAGAGATTCTACTGAAAAACGCGTTCAAATTGTGGGTCACCGAGAAGGATAATGAGTATTTCGTGTTGCAAAGGAGACGGGGGTACGGAGAAGGAGGTGGCGGCTTGACAG GCCTCCTTGTGGGAACACTGGATACTGTGCTGGACTCAACGTCTAAAGTTGCTCCCTACCGCATTCTCCACCACACTCCAGACTCACAGGTGTACTGGTCAATAGCATGTG GTGTTACCAAAGAGGAGATTGTTCAGCACTGGGattggctgcagcagaacatcaTGAGGACACtctctgtttttgattccagtgaAGACATCACCAGCTTTGTACAGGGCAAGATTAGA GGTCTTATTGCTGAGGAAGGAAAGACTTCCCTGGTGCTAGAGGATGATCCCGAGAAGTTTAGAGAAGCTCTTTTGAGGTTTGAGAAGTGGTTTGAGCTGCCACCAGAGGAAAAGCTGGTCACATATTACTCATGTAGCTACTGGAAAGGCAAAGTACCATGCCAGGGCTGGCTCTACCTCAGCACAAACTTCCTGTGCTTTTATTCCTACCTGCTGGGAGCCGAGG TGAAACTTGTGATCTCCTGGGATGAGATCTGGAGGTTGGAGAAAACCTCTAATGTTATTCTCACCGAGAGCATCCATGTCCTGGCTCACGGGGAGGATCACTACTTCTCCATGCTGCTGCACCTTAATGAAACCTTTGTTATCATGGAACAGCTGGCTGACTACTCCATCAAGCGCCTTTTTGATAAAGAGGCCTTCCAGAGGCAGCCGGCACTCTCCGACCCCCTGCAAATCACCAAGAG GGGTCTGGAAGCCCACGCCAAGAGCGAGCAGTTCCGGGCGTTTTTCAGGCTTCCCAGGGAGGAAAACCTTTTGGAGGTGCACGAGAGTTTCCTGTGGGTGCCCTTCAGCCACTTTAACACACTTGGCAAGATCTGTCTGTCCGAAAACTACCTGTGTTTTGCCAGTCAGGACGGAAGCCAGTGCCATGTCATCATTCCCATGCGTGAG ATCGTTAATGTTGAGAAGCCAGACTCCGGCAGCCGGGCtctaacagtgtgtgtgcgtgggaaGAGGGCTCTGCGCTTCTCCGAGGTGCGGGACTACCAGCGACTTGCCAACACAATCCGGAGCAGATGTGGGATCAGCGCCAGCCCACAGCACTCTGCTTCATCCGAG GCCATTCGGGGGGAGTGTCAGTCTCTCATAAATCATTTTGAGGACAATCCAGAGGACGTAACGCTGATGGTTGGACAGAAGGACTGCAGCAAGGCTGtgagcacagaggcactcatgaCTGTGTTCCACCCCCAGGATGTCGAAAACCTTGACCCCAAAATG CTTAAAGAAAAGATGAAGGAACAGTCTTGGAACATTCACTTCTCTGAGTACGGACGGGGAACCAGTATGTTCTTCACCAGGAAGACACGAGACCTGATTGTTCGCGGTGTCCCTGAGGCTTTGAGGGGGGAGCTGTGGATGCTTTTTTCAG GAGCTGTCAACGACATGGCCACTCACCCCGGATATTACACGGAGCTCGTTGAACAGTCTCTGGGCACCAGCACGCTGGCTACAGACGAGATCGAGAGAGACCTGCACCGCTCTCTGCCAGAGCATCCTGCTTTTCAGAGCGACACGGGGATCTCGGCTCTGCGCAGAGTCCTCACTGCTTACGCATACAGGAACCCTAAAATCGGCTACTGCCAG gCTATGAACATTCTCACCTCAGTTCTCCTGCTCTACGCTAAAGAAGAGGAGGCTTTCTGGCTCTTAGTAGCTGTCTGTGAGAGGATGCTGCCAGATTACTTTAACCGCCGAATTATTG GCGCTTTGGTCGACCAGGCGGTATTCGAGGACTTGATACGAGAAAACCTCCCGCAGCTCGTGGACCACATGACCGACCTGAGCTTCTTTTCATCCGTGTCCTTGTCCTGGTTCCTCACTCTCTTCATCAGTGTCCTGCCAATAGAGAGCGCCGTGAATGTGGTGGACTGTTTTTTCTATGACGGCATCAAAGCCATCCTTCAGCTTGGCCTGGCCGTCCTGGACTACAACATGGAAGCTCTGATCAGCTGTCACGACGATGCAGAGGCCGTCACCATACTCAGCAA atTCTTTGACAGCGTGACAAACAGAGACAGCCCATTGCCTCCGACAGTACAACAAGCCCCAGTGGGCAATAATGATAAAGCATCCCACTTAAAGGTGGACATCAGTGAACTGATCCGAGAGGCCTATGAG AAATATGGAAATATTCGTTCAGAGGAAGTTGAACGTTCACGAAAAAGAAATAAACTGTATGTGATCCAGACGCTGGAGGATACAACCAAACAAAATGTT ATTCGGGTGGTGTCCCAAGAAGCCAGATTAAATCCCTCACACCTGGACGACCTTTACAATTTGTTCAAA aGGCAGCATTTCCTCAGCTGCTACTGGACGATGCAGAGTCCAGCTTTACTCCACCATGACCCCAGTCTAGCCTACCTGGAGCAGTACCAGCTGGCGTTCCAGCAGTTCAGCACGCTCTTCTCTCTGCTGGAGCCCTGGGCGTTCTGCACCACCAAGTGCACCCTCTCCCTCTGGGTCTTCCGCCTGATCGACGAGAACCAGGACGGCCTCGTCAACTTCAAGGAGTTCTGCTGTGCCCTCG ATACTTTGTACAGTGGATCTTTCACACATAAGCTGAAATTCCTCTTCAAGCTGCACCTTCCACCAG CATTTGATCTTCCGGAGGATGGTGTGATAAGGAAAAGCCCCGAAAGAG GAAGGGGAAAGGTGGATCTGCAGGCCTACTTGAAACAATGGCAAAATGAAATTCTtaagaaagaggaaaacatcAAGGATCTGCCCCGAATTAATCAG ACTCAATTCATCCAGTTCTCCAAGACCCTGTACAACATCTTTCATGGTGATCCAGAGGAGGAGTGTCTGTATCGAGCCGTGGCCCACGTGaccagcctcctgctgaggatggaggaggtgggacgGAGGCTGCAGGAGCCGAGCAGCCCCCCTGAGTCCTCGAAGCCCGCCAGCAGCGCGGCTGCAGACGAGTCCTCAAACGAGGAGGCGTCCTCCACCACCCCGGAGGGCTCCGACACCCCCAGCTCCCACAACAGTCAGGATGCGGGGCCCGACCTCTTGCACACCGAGTGGTCGTTCTCCTTCGAGCAGGTCCTGGCGTCTCTGCTCAACGAGCCGGCTATAGTCAGTTTCTTCGAGAGGCCTGTTGACATCCAGACTAAGCTGGAACAAGCTAAGGTTGCCCAGCTGAAGTTAAAGGCGAATAAGTGA